One Triticum dicoccoides isolate Atlit2015 ecotype Zavitan chromosome 5B, WEW_v2.0, whole genome shotgun sequence genomic window carries:
- the LOC119309916 gene encoding uncharacterized protein LOC119309916: MTKNSRSMKYSSAELRSTRYLRPFSHCSFKRVATQEPTLAATEKCAWKDAICPVCIECPHDAVLLLCSSHDKGCRPYVCGTSFLHSNCLDQLIESCRSPGSGDDPGSIVLTCPLCRGEVKGYTLVEPAREQLNRNRRSCMQDGCSYSGTYRELCRHARKKHPSAKPRAADPLQTYRWRRLMFRTTLQDMICATSSSMLQELLSAMLQWEELLSSGWRGGDDHLGAANDTAV, translated from the coding sequence ATGACGAAAAATTCAAGGAGCATGAAATATTCGTCTGCTGAGCTCAGATCAACGCGTTATTTAAGGCCCTTCAGCCATTGTAGTTTCAAGAGAGTTGCTACCCAGGAGCCAACATTAGCAGCAACGGAGAAATGTGCATGGAAAGACGCGATCTGTCCAGTCTGCATCGAATGCCCGCATGATGCTGTCCTTCTACTCTGTTCATCTCATGACAAAGGCTGCCGTCCATATGTATGTGGAACCAGCTTCCTCCACTCAAATTGTCTCGACCAACTTATAGAGTCATGCAGAAGCCCAGGAAGCGGCGATGATCCAGGCTCGATAGTGCTCACATGCCCTCTTTGCCGTGGTGAGGTTAAGGGATATACACTGGTTGAGCCTGCTCGGGAGCAGCTAAACAGAAACAGGAGGAGCTGCATGCAAGATGGCTGCTCATACAGTGGTACATACAGAGAACTCTGCAGGCATGCACGAAAGAAGCATCCTTCGGCAAAGCCTCGTGCTGCGGACCCTCTACAGACTTACAGATGGAGGCGACTCATGTTCAGAACCACGTTGCAAGACATGATCTGCGCAACGAGCTCGTCAATGCTCCAAGAGCTATTGTCTGCCATGTTGCAGTGGGAGGAGCTTCTGTCATCTGGTTGGCGTGGAGGTGATGATCACCTTGGTGCTGCTAATGATACTGCAGTGTAA
- the LOC119309913 gene encoding STOREKEEPER protein-like, with the protein MAPKRSAATAWGSPSDASDAEGDAGHRHRDRDDPPSDTDPSKTPPPNPNPKSSAAAPSSTPSVAADSAAAGSDSGGTYDSDAEAHRRPAPKPAASSPKPGGKPRARSPGINSDSYNSEDSDAEADRRLAPKAAASSPKPGGKPRARSPGINSDSEDSAAPAASDADLDPAAGADSEDDNVSPLRSARRPRAEASIIKPISSRPMDSPPRGSASASEPRVKRPRSAAISAPSPDPLKRPSRLWSHGDELLILRGLATYRAKSGVLPGSTNDIGKLHSHIRAQLSVRVSTTQLSDKVRRLKQKYQLLATRAKNGREQELHTPHDRSIYEHAKKVWGLVGSGGGDGGGSGYENYGGGDSDELQYSGDSDDDMESQRDDRYHIKNRKVRPITAANGNGIGLGAVNANGRGKSGLEKGKDAYPYLWETVEELSKEHPSGAAFKKAFEVLEGSKVRAIEEKLRRFRLMEIRQQLRRMDLMKETVRMVLDALESAD; encoded by the coding sequence atgGCACCCAAGCGCTCCGCCGCCACGGCGTGGGGGTCCCCGTCCGACGCCTCCGACGCGGAGGGCGacgcgggccaccgccaccgcgacCGCGACGACCCCCCCTCCGACACCGACCCCTCCAAGACCCCGCCGCCCAACCCTAACCCTAagtcgtccgccgccgcgccctcctccACCCCCTCCGTGGCGGccgactccgccgccgccggatccgacTCCGGGGGCACCTACGACTCCGACGCCGAGGCGCACCGCCGCCCCGCCCCCAAGCCCGCCGCCTCGTCGCCCAAGCCCGGCGGCAAGCCCAGGGCGCGCTCCCCCGGCATCAACTCCGACTCCTACAACTCCGAGGACTCTGACGCCGAGGCCGACCGCCGCCTCGCCCCCAAGGCCGCCGCCTCGTCGCCCAAGCCCGGCGGCAAGCCCAGGGCGCGCTCCCCCGGCATCAACTCCGACTCCGAGGACTCCGCTGCGCCCGCGGCCTCCGACGCCGACCTCGACCCGGCCGCCGGCGCCGACTCTGAAGACGACAACGTCTCGCCGCTCCGCTCCGCGCGCCGCCCCCGCGCCGAGGCCTCCATCATCAAGCCCATCAGCTCCCGCCCCATGGACTCGCCGCCCCGCGGCAGCGCCTCTGCCTCCGAGCCGCGCGTCAAGCGCCCCCGCAGCGCCGCCATATCAGCTCCCTCTCCGGACCCGCTGAAGCGCCCGTCGCGGCTCTGGAGCCATGGCGACGAGCTTCTCATCCTGCGCGGCCTCGCCACATACCGCGCCAAGAGCGGCGTGCTCCCTGGTTCCACCAATGACATCGGTAAGCTCCACAGCCACATCCGTGCCCAGCTCAGTGTTAGGGTATCCACCACGCAGCTCAGTGATAAGGTCCGGCGCCTCAAGCAGAAGTACCAGTTGCTTGCCACCCGTGCCAAGAATGGACGGGAGCAGGAATTGCACACTCCGCATGACCGCAGCATCTATGAGCATGCCAAGAAGGTTTGGGGGTTGGTTGGTagtggtggtggtgatggaggaggcaGTGGGTATGAGAATTATGGTGGTGGTGATAGTGATGAATTGCAATACAGTGGAGATAGTGATGATGATATGGAGAGTCAGAGGGATGACCGTTACCACATCAAGAACCGGAAGGTGAGGCCGATTACAGCGGCAAATGGCAATGGAATTGGACTTGGGGCTGTCAATGCCAATGGCAGAGGGAAAAGCGGGCTTGAGAAGGGAAAGGATGCATATCCCTACCTGTGGGAGACTGTCGAGGAGCTGTCCAAGGAGCATCCGAGTGGTGCGGCATTCAAGAAGGCATTTGAGGTGCTCGAAGGATCAAAAGTGCGAGCCATTGAGGAAAAGCTGAGGAGGTTTAGGTTGATGGAGATCAGACAGCAGCTGCGTAGGATGGACCTGATGAAGGAGACGGTGAGGATGGTGCTCGATGCCCTTGAGAGTGCTGACTGA